One part of the Haliotis asinina isolate JCU_RB_2024 chromosome 2, JCU_Hal_asi_v2, whole genome shotgun sequence genome encodes these proteins:
- the LOC137273145 gene encoding uncharacterized protein, with product MSAIMSAKRIYRLIYLIIIVGLLTLAAQRILYSSPKLDISVTETAQQKSHSEVEVIANNPPVVPLPGDTIQQSKQLSPVPNVPNQPRSPQLPVSMNKNNVNVQAIKSLAQKLMQAQGGNTNQQQAAQRYPVAPHMDQGMSFLSQFIQARNMQQGFQNSVPGAAGYPPNHGPDMQVLNNVAAPQNMHMVGQQYMHLPSQQNIHVAGRQYIPSAGQQTMPVANQPNGHVAAVQYPENMAGQQNVQMTSVPQPDMGNEQDIPLITSPQVSQQVSIQNGPEAKILRWNGKGWTQLHQFCAGSLNLKRTMLKSPVGNAIIYIHDLKDDKWVSGSLKLHGLWDLPDVQVMINNLRSDPEMGFIDIGSHVGTFSIVAALMGKKVVAVDPLVANVIRFCKSIQDNNFTDSITIFYTAISDSYKKVSFVRDIGNIGGTRIKTAPSSVNTSNVYDPHFIDTVRLDDLVPHIPFKKAFIKMDVEEHEFQVITSGVKFFQQIDVRGILMEWMWQKTGQYGLRLRDYLLSLGFAPFMVDGTTTLMIDHYKLWPNDVLWRK from the coding sequence ATGTCAGCCATTATGTCAGCCAAACGAATATACCGCCTTATCTACCTCATCATCATAGTGGGCttgttgacccttgctgctcAACGAATCCTGTACAGTTCGCCCAAACTGGATATCAGTGTTACTGAAACGGCTCAACAAAAGTCACACAGCGAAGTAGAAGTGATAGCAAACAACCCTCCCGTTGTGCCTTTACCAGGGGATACTATTCAACAGTCTAAGCAGCTAAGCCCAGTACCAAATGTGCCAAATCAGCCCAGATCACCACAGCTTCCAGTGAGTATGAACAAGAACAATGTAAATGTCCAAGCGATCAAATCTCTGGCTCAGAAACTGATGCAGGCCCAGGGAGGCAATACGAACCAACAGCAAGCCGCCCAGCGATATCCCGTGGCTCCTCACATGGATCAAGGAATGTCTTTTCTCAGCCAATTCATTCAGGCTAGAAACATGCAGCAGGGTTTCCAGAACAGTGTGCCTGGTGCTGCGGGATATCCACCCAATCATGGACCTGATATGCAAGTTCTGAACAATGTGGCCGCTCCACAAAATATGCATATGGTCGGGCAACAATATATGCATTTGCCTagtcaacaaaatatacatgtggCAGGTCGGCAGTATATTCCTTCCGCTGGTCAACAAACCATGCCCGTCGCTAATCAACCAAATGGACATGTGGCAGCAGTGCAATATCCTGAAAATATGGCTGGTCAACAGAATGTGCAGATGACAAGCGTGCCTCAGCCAGACATGGGTAATGAACAAGACATCCCCCTTATCACATCACCCCAAGTCAGTCAACAAGTGTCCATTCAGAATGGACCTGAGGCTAAAATTCTCCGGTGGAACGGTAAAGGATGGACACAGCTTCACCAGTTCTGTGCGGGTAGTCTGAACCTCAAACGTACCATGCTGAAGTCCCCGGTGGGAAATGCAATCATCTATATCCATGACCTCAAGGATGACAAGTGGGTCTCAGGTTCTCTCAAGTTACATGGACTGTGGGATCTACCAGATGTCCAGGTCATGATTAACAACCTCCGCAGTGaccctgaaatgggcttcattgaTATCGGTTCCCACGTCGGTACCTTCTCCATCGTTGCGGCTCTCATGGGCAAGAAGGTAGTTGCCGTGGACCCCCTTGTTGCGAACGTCATTAGGTTCTGCAAGTCTATCCAGGATAATAACTTCACAGATAGCATCACAATATTTTACACAGCTATCTCCGACAGCTACAAGAAAGTGTCCTTCGTTCGGGACATAGGAAATATAGGAGGTACACGGATTAAAACAGCTCCTTCCAGTGTGAACACAAGCAATGTGTACGACCCTCACTTCATAGACACAGTTCGCCTAGATGACTTAGTGCCTCATATACCATTTAAAAAAGCCTTTATCAAGATGGACGTTGAGGAGCATGAGTTCCAGGTGATAACATCAGGTGTAAAGTTCTTCCAGCAGATAGACGTTCGGGGAATTCTGATGGAATGGATGTGGCAGAAAACTGGCCAGTATGGACTGCGTCTCAGAGACTATTTGTTATCTTTAGGCTTCGCGCCATTCATGGTGGATGGGACTACTACGCTGATGATAGATCATTATAAGTTATGGCCAAATGATGTCTTGTGGAGGAAATGA